One stretch of Rosistilla oblonga DNA includes these proteins:
- a CDS encoding PQQ-binding-like beta-propeller repeat protein: MKKIVLSIATLFAISSLVIAEDWPQWRGQARDGKSSETGLFSSWGEDGPPSVWTAEGLGEGYASVSVVDGTIYTTGNFEDGQAVVAIDANSGKRLWKQSVTKSEPKHSYEGSRSTPSVDGDRLYVVSSDGAIVCLDRADGSIRWQREFSDWKGKMMSSWGFSESPLVDGERVLCTPGGPQGLVVALNKMNGEEIWRSQLEASDDDSLKDGAGYSSIMISNGGGVKQYVQLVGRGLVGIRASDGKQLWRYARVGNTTANIPTPLIDGDQVFTSTAYGTGSALLKLKSDGAGGVDAEEIYWLEANQLQNKHGGMILIDGHIYCGTGNGNGLPICVEMKTGEIAWGPERGKGKGETSLVYADDHIVMRRDDGTVMLLRATPEKMDVLNSFKPAFQQGKSWSHPVISGGRLYLREQDKLMCFNLVKGA; the protein is encoded by the coding sequence AACCGGCCTGTTCAGCAGTTGGGGCGAAGATGGCCCGCCGAGCGTTTGGACCGCGGAGGGACTCGGCGAAGGTTATGCCAGCGTCTCGGTCGTCGACGGAACGATCTACACGACGGGTAACTTCGAAGACGGGCAAGCTGTGGTTGCGATCGATGCCAACAGCGGCAAGCGTCTGTGGAAACAAAGCGTCACCAAATCCGAACCGAAACACAGCTACGAAGGCAGCCGTTCGACGCCGTCGGTCGATGGCGATCGGTTGTACGTCGTGTCGAGCGACGGCGCGATCGTCTGTCTCGATCGAGCCGATGGATCGATTCGCTGGCAACGTGAATTCAGCGACTGGAAAGGCAAGATGATGAGCTCATGGGGATTCAGTGAATCTCCATTGGTCGACGGCGAGCGAGTCCTCTGCACTCCCGGCGGTCCACAGGGATTGGTCGTGGCGCTGAACAAGATGAATGGCGAAGAGATCTGGCGGTCGCAACTCGAAGCGTCCGACGACGATTCGCTAAAAGACGGCGCCGGTTATTCGTCGATCATGATCAGCAATGGCGGTGGCGTTAAACAATACGTCCAACTGGTCGGACGCGGCTTGGTCGGAATCCGTGCCAGTGACGGAAAACAACTGTGGCGTTATGCTCGCGTTGGCAACACCACCGCCAACATCCCGACTCCTTTGATCGACGGCGATCAAGTCTTCACCAGCACCGCTTACGGAACCGGATCGGCGCTGCTGAAGCTGAAATCCGATGGAGCTGGCGGCGTCGATGCCGAAGAAATCTATTGGCTCGAAGCCAACCAACTGCAGAACAAACATGGTGGGATGATTCTTATCGACGGCCACATCTACTGTGGCACCGGCAATGGCAACGGGCTGCCGATCTGCGTCGAGATGAAAACGGGCGAGATCGCCTGGGGACCCGAACGTGGGAAAGGCAAAGGCGAAACCAGTCTGGTCTATGCCGATGATCACATCGTGATGCGGCGCGACGACGGGACCGTGATGCTGTTGCGAGCGACGCCCGAGAAAATGGACGTCTTGAATTCGTTTAAACCAGCGTTTCAACAAGGCAAAAGCTGGTCTCACCCGGTGATCAGCGGCGGCCGTTTGTACTTGCGAGAACAAGACAAACTGATGTGCTTTAACCTGGTTAAAGGTGCCTAG
- the frr gene encoding ribosome recycling factor yields the protein MSAEEIQLDAEERMEKAVAHLKHSLTGIRTGRATPGLVDSIRVEVYGSQTPLKQLASIGTPEPQQIVIRPYDQSTIKEIEKAIVAGDLGLNPQNDGHMIRLNVPPLSTEVRKKMVARIKELSEEAKVSIRNIRRDANKAADGEEKDKTMSEDDRDRVKNEIQDLTKKYESQIGEVAKARESEVMEG from the coding sequence ATGTCTGCGGAAGAAATTCAACTCGATGCCGAAGAACGCATGGAAAAAGCGGTTGCTCACCTCAAGCACAGCCTGACGGGCATTCGCACCGGTCGCGCCACGCCTGGTCTCGTCGATTCGATCCGTGTCGAAGTCTACGGTTCACAGACTCCGCTTAAACAACTCGCTTCGATCGGCACTCCCGAGCCACAGCAGATTGTGATTCGGCCCTACGATCAATCGACGATCAAAGAGATTGAAAAGGCGATCGTTGCGGGCGACCTCGGTCTGAACCCGCAAAACGACGGCCACATGATCCGTCTGAACGTCCCACCTTTGTCGACCGAAGTTCGTAAGAAGATGGTTGCCCGGATCAAAGAGCTTTCCGAAGAAGCGAAGGTTTCGATCCGCAACATCCGCCGCGATGCCAACAAGGCAGCCGATGGCGAAGAGAAAGATAAGACGATGAGCGAAGATGATCGCGATCGCGTCAAAAACGAAATTCAGGATCTGACCAAAAAGTATGAAAGTCAGATTGGCGAAGTTGCCAAGGCCCGCGAAAGCGAAGTCATGGAAGGGTAA